From the genome of Gryllotalpicola protaetiae:
GCGAGTTCTGGATGCCCTCGAACAGCTGCGAGTACATGTAGGCCTGACCCGGGTCGCCGAGTCGCTCGAGGTGCTGCAGCGTGAAGCCGTGCGTCTGCGCGGTCGGCCAGAACGCGAAGCGGAACAGAGCGTACAGCGGGTAGAGGAAGCCGAGGGCGGCGAGCACCAGGATGACCGTCGACGTCGTGCGGCTCGGCACCGCGCCGACGCGGGCCGAGCCGGATCGGCGCAGTCCGCGGCTCATCGCTGCCACCTCGCCGCTCGGCGCTGCAGCAGCGAGTACAGCCACATGACGAGCGCCATGATCACGATCATGCCGACGGCGAGCACGCCGGGCACATGGGCGATGCCCGGCAGCGTCTCGCTGCTCAGGTCCTGCTGCATGATGATCGGGATGATGACGCCCGAGTTGGTCAGGGCCGACGCCGTCGCGTAGGACGAGAACGCGCCGGCGAACACGAGGATCAACGAGCCGAAGAACGACGGCGCGAGCACGGGGAACCCGACGTGCCGCCAGTAGCTCCAGCGACCGCCGCCGAGGGTCGCGACGGCCTCACCCCACTGCGGTCGCAGGCCGACGAGGGCAGGCATGAAGGCGATCACCATCAGCGGCACCGAGAAGTACACGTAGACGAAGAACATGCCGGAGACCTGGTTGATCAGCGGGCCCGCCGTCTGGTCCAGTGCGAGCGAGTTGATGTCGAAGCCGAATGCCTGCTTCAGGAACAGGGTCAGCAGGCCGGTGGTGCCGATGGTGGCGACGAAGGCGAACGCCAGCATGACGCCGCCGAATTGGGCGAAGACGGATGCCGCGGCATCCGCCACCACGCGCGTGAACCCGGTCGGGTTCACCGCGAGCAGCGCGACGCAGATGACCGCGCCGATGATGGCGCTCGCGACCGCGGTCGCGAGCGAGAGGACGATCGAGTTGGCGAATGCCTTCAGGATGATGTGGTCCCCGAACACCTCGAAGTTGGCGAGGGTGAAGGCGCCGCTCTCGGTTGTGAGACCGCTCCACACCGCGAGCACGGTCGGCACAGCGAGGAAGACCAGCGTGTACGCGGCGAACGGCGTGAAGCCGAGCCAACCGAGCCGATGGCGCCGGGGCTTGACGTGAGCCCCGGCGCCGGCGGACCGGTCGGTCGCCGCACTGGGTGCGACAACGGTCATGATGGGTCCCTGACCTCAGCCCATCGCCGCGGGCCAGAGGGTCGCGATCTGCGTGCCCGCAGCGGTCGCCTGGTCCGCGGAGAGAAGGGTGATGTCGGAAGGAGCGTCGCCGACCTTCGCCAGCACGTCCTTGTCGACCGAGCCGTCCTTCTTCATGGCGTCGAGCATCGCCGGGTAGGCGCCGGCCGCGAGGTACAGGTTCTGCACCTGCGGCGTGTAGATGTACTCCTCCCACAGGCGGGCGGCCGCCGGGTCGGCCGCGTCAGAGGCGACGGCCTGGTTGTAGTAGGAGCCGACGGCAGCGCCGGGCAGGACGACCGACTTGAAGTTCGGGTTGCCGCCCTGCGAGGCGTCACCCCACGCGACGTTGTTGAACGACCACTGCAGCACGACCGGGGTCTGGCCGTTGTTGACGGTCGCCTGCGACGCGACGGTCGGCACGAAGTTGCCCGCGTCCTTGAGCTTCTTGAAGAAGTCGACGCCGGTGCTGAGGTCGGAGACCTGGCCGCCGTCCTGCTCGGTGGCGAGCACGACGTCCATCAGCGACTCGTTCGCCTTGACGGGCGAGTCCTTGATCGCGACGGCGTTCTTGTACGCGGAGCCCAGCAGGTCGTCGAGCTTCTTCGGCGCGGTCTTGATCTTCGACGAGTCGTAGCCGATCGAGATGAGGCCCGTGTAGTCGTAGTACCAGTTGCCGTCGGGGTCCTTGAAGTCCGCCGGGATCTTGTCCCAGTTCTGCACCTTGTAGGGCGTGACGACGTCGGGGTTGGCGCTCAGCACCGTGGTGCCCATGTCGAACACGTCGGGCGCGGTCGACTGGCCCTTGTCGGCCTTCGCCGCATCGACCTCGTCCTGCGACGAGCCGTCGGGGTTCTCCGAGTTGATCTTGATCTGCGGGTACTTGGCCTGGAAGCCGGCGATGATCTTGCCGTAGTTCGCCCATGACGGCGGCAGGGTGATCACGTTGAGGTGGCCCTCCTTCTCTGCGGCCTGTGCGAGGCAGTCGAGGCCTCCGAAGTCGGCGGCGCTCGTGGCCTTGGCGGCCTCGTCCTTCGAGAGGGTCTTGCAGTCCTTCGCGCTGGAGGCGCTGGAGGCGCTGCTGTTGCCCGCGCACGCGGTCAGCGCGATGGCTGCCGCGGCGACGAGCACGAGGCCCGGGCCAACGCGGCGGAGCTTGCTGTTCATTGTTCTCCTCGTGGATTTACAGGGGGAATGTGGGGTGTGAAGCAGGATTCAGAGATCGAGAACGGATGCCGCGAGCCCGAGCGCCGTCGTCATGCCGATGCCGCTCGTGACCGAGACGGCGGTGACGCCGGGCGCGGGGCTCGCGACCAGATAGGGGCCTCGCGGGCTCGAGGCGTAGACGCCACGCCAACGCCGCCGGACCACGAGGTGGTCGGCGCCGAGCAGTTCCCGGAACTCGGCGAGCAGCAGCTCGTCGCTCGCCTCGTCTTCGAACGGCGTCTCGGTGAGGCTGTAGTGGTGGGTGTCGCCGAGCACCAGCCGGCCGGCGGCCCCGCTGTGCGACAGTCGCTGCGTGAACATCAGGTTCACGCCGTGCTCTCCGAGCGCGGGGGCCTCGCGGGCGAGCGCGTCGCGCAGCGCCTCCGCTGACTTCGTCTCGGCGAAGCCGTCGTAGCGCAGCAGCGAGGTTCCCGTGAAGACGCCGGGGTCGACGGTGATGCCGGCCGGAGCATCCGCCTCGATCATGCGCAGGCGGCAGCGCACGACGCCGTGCTCTTCTGCGAGCGCCGGGAAGAAGCGGTCGACATCGTGGCCGACGGCGACGATGACGCGGTCCGCGGCCACGTCGCCTGCCGTGGTGACCACCCGGTCCGACTCGACGGCGAGCACGTTCGAGCGGTACCGGAACTCGACGCCGCGGCCCGCCAGGTGCGCGGCGAAGGCGGGGATCGCGGTCGGCGAGTCGACCCGCAGGTCAAGGCTCAGCCACGCTCCCCCGAGCGCGCCCGGGGCGTCGAAGCCGAGCCTGTCGGCGAGCTGCGCCGGGGTGAGTAGCACGTTGTCGTCGCTGCGCTCGCCGACGAACTCCTCGAGCACGGCGAGCTCCTCAGGGCGGCGGGCGATGACGGCTGTGCCGTGCGCGGCGACGGGGATGCCGGCATCCGCGCCGATCGTCAGCCATTCTTCGCGTGCCCGCAGCGCGTACTCGTAGACCAGCCCCGACTGCGCGGTCGTGCAGATGTGGCCGAAGTTGCGGATGCTGGCGCCGACCGCGAACTCATCGCGCTCGAGCACCACGACTCTGAGGCCGGCGCGCACAGCGTGCCACGCGTGCGCGAGCCCGACGACGCCGGCGCCGACGACGGCGACGTCGAAACGGGCAGGCGGAACCGTGGGGGCTGGGGTCACGGATGCCACTGTGGCTGAGCGGCGACTGCGGATGCCAGGTCGGCGCGGCACTTGTCATGAGAAGTTCAATCAGCCGGACCGGAAAAGTAACGGTAGGTGAACAGACCGTCGTATATCGACTGGGTGCGGCGGATGTGGCACTTGTATTGAAACCGTGCGAGTGCCCCTACACGTGGTCGTCGCCGATGCCCTGCGCGAGCGGATCAGCTCGGGCGAGCTGGCTGTCGGCGCCCCGCTGCCCTCAGAGTCCGAGCTCGGAGCGAAATTCGGCGCGAGCCGCGGGCCGGTGCGCCAGGCGCTCGCCCAGCTGCGCAACGAGGGGCTCATCGAGACCAGCCAGGGCCGTGTGCCGACGGTGCTCGGCCGGCCGCTCGCGCACTCGATCGACGACTTCTTCTCGTTCAGCGCGTGGGTGCAGGCGACGGGCCGCACCCCCGGTCAGCACACCATCGAGCTCGCCTGGCGCGTGCCACCGGCTGACGTGGCCGCGAAGCTCCAGTTGGCGGCATCCGAGCGCGCGGTCGTGATCGTGCGCCGCCGTTCGATCGACGGGCTGCCCGCGATGCTCGAACGCAGCTGGTACATCTCGGAGGTCGGCCGGCAGCTGTTCGACTTCGACCCGGACGAGGGGTCGATCTTCGGCGCGCTCATCGAGCGCGGGGTGGCGCTCGACAGCGGCACGCACACGATCGACGCCGTCGCCGCCGACGCGATCGACGCCGAGCAGCTGGACGTCGCTGTCGGCACGCCCCTGCTGCGCGTCGAACGGCTGACCTCGTCGGCGGGCGGGCAGCTGCTCGAATACGCCGACGACCGCTATCGCACCGATCGGGCGAAGCTCGCCATCCGCAACTCGCGCTCGACCTCCGCCGTCTCGCGGCCGAGCGTCGCGCGCCTCGCGTCGCTTTCCCCCGTTTCCTCAGAAGGAGTCACCGCATGACCATCCGCCTCGTCTCCCTCGACATGGCCGGCACGA
Proteins encoded in this window:
- a CDS encoding ABC transporter permease yields the protein MTVVAPSAATDRSAGAGAHVKPRRHRLGWLGFTPFAAYTLVFLAVPTVLAVWSGLTTESGAFTLANFEVFGDHIILKAFANSIVLSLATAVASAIIGAVICVALLAVNPTGFTRVVADAAASVFAQFGGVMLAFAFVATIGTTGLLTLFLKQAFGFDINSLALDQTAGPLINQVSGMFFVYVYFSVPLMVIAFMPALVGLRPQWGEAVATLGGGRWSYWRHVGFPVLAPSFFGSLILVFAGAFSSYATASALTNSGVIIPIIMQQDLSSETLPGIAHVPGVLAVGMIVIMALVMWLYSLLQRRAARWQR
- a CDS encoding ABC transporter substrate-binding protein — encoded protein: MNSKLRRVGPGLVLVAAAAIALTACAGNSSASSASSAKDCKTLSKDEAAKATSAADFGGLDCLAQAAEKEGHLNVITLPPSWANYGKIIAGFQAKYPQIKINSENPDGSSQDEVDAAKADKGQSTAPDVFDMGTTVLSANPDVVTPYKVQNWDKIPADFKDPDGNWYYDYTGLISIGYDSSKIKTAPKKLDDLLGSAYKNAVAIKDSPVKANESLMDVVLATEQDGGQVSDLSTGVDFFKKLKDAGNFVPTVASQATVNNGQTPVVLQWSFNNVAWGDASQGGNPNFKSVVLPGAAVGSYYNQAVASDAADPAAARLWEEYIYTPQVQNLYLAAGAYPAMLDAMKKDGSVDKDVLAKVGDAPSDITLLSADQATAAGTQIATLWPAAMG
- a CDS encoding TIGR03364 family FAD-dependent oxidoreductase; translated protein: MTPAPTVPPARFDVAVVGAGVVGLAHAWHAVRAGLRVVVLERDEFAVGASIRNFGHICTTAQSGLVYEYALRAREEWLTIGADAGIPVAAHGTAVIARRPEELAVLEEFVGERSDDNVLLTPAQLADRLGFDAPGALGGAWLSLDLRVDSPTAIPAFAAHLAGRGVEFRYRSNVLAVESDRVVTTAGDVAADRVIVAVGHDVDRFFPALAEEHGVVRCRLRMIEADAPAGITVDPGVFTGTSLLRYDGFAETKSAEALRDALAREAPALGEHGVNLMFTQRLSHSGAAGRLVLGDTHHYSLTETPFEDEASDELLLAEFRELLGADHLVVRRRWRGVYASSPRGPYLVASPAPGVTAVSVTSGIGMTTALGLAASVLDL
- a CDS encoding GntR family transcriptional regulator translates to MPLHVVVADALRERISSGELAVGAPLPSESELGAKFGASRGPVRQALAQLRNEGLIETSQGRVPTVLGRPLAHSIDDFFSFSAWVQATGRTPGQHTIELAWRVPPADVAAKLQLAASERAVVIVRRRSIDGLPAMLERSWYISEVGRQLFDFDPDEGSIFGALIERGVALDSGTHTIDAVAADAIDAEQLDVAVGTPLLRVERLTSSAGGQLLEYADDRYRTDRAKLAIRNSRSTSAVSRPSVARLASLSPVSSEGVTA